The proteins below are encoded in one region of Chitinophagales bacterium:
- a CDS encoding 4-phosphopantetheinyl transferase family protein, translating into MQTVFVEPNFLPDVSVAIVTIAASNVGNKAANQSQHARFAADIAAGKKIEIVKNELGKPIAANSSLHISLSHSKWWGAAAVSETKLVGIDIETLEERIERIAHKFLQPDELAAIADKRIETLTLYWSAKESLYKLYSEKQLDFASQLLIAPFEVKAEGVLNATIRLQHASIASLQLRYKFFENHVLTLVSADTGVFNL; encoded by the coding sequence ATGCAAACTGTTTTTGTAGAGCCAAATTTTTTGCCTGATGTTTCGGTTGCCATAGTTACTATAGCTGCCAGCAATGTAGGAAACAAAGCGGCAAATCAGTCGCAGCATGCAAGGTTTGCCGCTGATATTGCGGCCGGTAAAAAGATAGAAATAGTAAAGAATGAATTAGGAAAGCCGATTGCAGCCAACAGTAGTTTGCACATTTCGCTTTCTCATTCAAAATGGTGGGGAGCGGCAGCCGTAAGCGAAACTAAATTAGTAGGTATAGATATAGAAACTTTGGAAGAAAGAATTGAGCGTATTGCACATAAGTTTTTGCAGCCGGATGAATTGGCAGCTATTGCCGATAAAAGAATTGAAACGCTTACACTGTATTGGAGTGCCAAAGAAAGTTTGTATAAACTCTATTCCGAAAAACAGTTGGATTTTGCCAGCCAACTTTTAATTGCACCGTTTGAAGTTAAAGCAGAAGGTGTGTTGAATGCAACAATACGCTTACAACATGCAAGTATAGCTTCATTACAATTGCGGTATAAGTTTTTTGAAAACCATGTGCTTACATTGGTAAGCGCAGACACTGGAGTGTTTAATCTGTAA